A single window of Syntrophus aciditrophicus SB DNA harbors:
- a CDS encoding zinc dependent phospholipase C family protein, whose product MPATFAHCLLAREAMERFGKSKLFPGVLKTKNHFVVMGATGPDYPYLTDVMKYGVLHIGHNWANRMHYENIDGFILEGIKKLSSMNKTSEEFKNCLAWFSGYVSHVVADSYLHPVVNSTVHGIYLFTNEKHGRCELVQDIYIFKKMTDTDICAAAARDRNSFGYLSILDDCSDPQDLDKIHPHIRVFWSELLKAAHPYASDYFGDLNLDEWHKNYKGRVDFAADSQSIFRHVLDIANAPRYVPWTASSISKEERSKYIDNVETPRGTKQSYDTLFSLVADQIAATWNALFPYIKNGQVPPATLVKDWNLDTGVDESKIDFWKEA is encoded by the coding sequence ATGCCAGCGACATTCGCGCACTGTCTATTGGCTCGTGAGGCCATGGAACGGTTTGGAAAATCGAAGCTCTTCCCCGGAGTTCTCAAGACAAAAAACCATTTTGTCGTCATGGGCGCTACGGGACCTGACTATCCCTATCTGACGGATGTCATGAAGTATGGGGTTTTGCATATTGGCCATAATTGGGCCAACAGGATGCACTATGAAAATATTGATGGGTTCATTCTCGAAGGGATCAAGAAACTTTCGTCGATGAATAAGACGAGCGAGGAATTCAAAAACTGCCTTGCCTGGTTTTCGGGGTACGTGAGCCATGTTGTCGCGGATTCCTATCTACACCCTGTCGTCAACAGCACTGTACACGGCATATACCTCTTTACCAATGAGAAGCATGGACGCTGTGAGCTAGTGCAGGACATATATATCTTCAAAAAGATGACAGACACGGATATTTGCGCAGCAGCGGCACGAGATAGGAATTCATTTGGATACCTGAGCATCCTAGATGATTGCTCCGATCCGCAAGACCTCGACAAAATACACCCGCATATCAGAGTATTTTGGTCAGAACTCCTGAAAGCCGCTCATCCCTATGCGTCAGATTATTTCGGGGATCTCAATCTGGATGAGTGGCACAAAAATTATAAAGGGCGGGTGGATTTCGCTGCCGATAGCCAGTCGATTTTCCGGCATGTGCTCGATATTGCAAATGCCCCGCGATATGTGCCATGGACCGCCAGTTCAATCTCAAAGGAAGAGCGTTCTAAATATATCGACAATGTTGAAACCCCTAGGGGGACAAAACAATCCTACGATACGCTCTTTAGTCTGGTGGCAGATCAAATCGCTGCTACGTGGAATGCCTTGTTCCCGTACATAAAAAATGGACAGGTCCCGCCAGCGACACTTGTCAAGGACTGGAATCTTGATACAGGCGTGGATGAAAGCAAAATTGATTTCTGGAAGGAGGCCTAA
- a CDS encoding pilus assembly PilX N-terminal domain-containing protein has product MKHKKGSILVYSLIILTTMLAIVGSVTSVSLMEKKGASSTQASVQAYQVADSGVQFAIRKINARISAGGGTIEEAFGSGSCNSGKIPTNADGGPIGSNYELTFYDSSDAKIIDCNAQVSSINSIGSVGTYDGAVRAVNVAVAAGGDYQSVYVDTDGDLVFLCKINTTTGVVGCKAKEDVTNSVPWYTCKSPWSSPTSGNYSLDCVYVNPGNGFSCCRTNADTGTIECKYSKSFFGGACKMYSPDADWMSITPSP; this is encoded by the coding sequence ATGAAACATAAAAAAGGTTCTATTCTTGTCTATTCCCTCATAATCCTCACCACTATGCTGGCCATAGTCGGTTCAGTGACTTCTGTGAGCCTTATGGAGAAGAAAGGAGCAAGTTCCACCCAAGCTTCTGTCCAAGCCTACCAGGTGGCCGATAGCGGGGTCCAGTTCGCCATAAGGAAGATAAACGCCAGGATTAGTGCCGGAGGAGGAACCATAGAAGAAGCTTTCGGATCGGGAAGCTGCAATAGCGGTAAGATTCCTACCAATGCTGACGGAGGGCCCATAGGATCGAATTATGAGCTGACTTTTTATGATTCAAGCGATGCCAAGATTATTGACTGTAATGCTCAGGTAAGCAGCATAAACAGCATAGGATCAGTCGGGACGTATGATGGAGCTGTCAGGGCCGTGAATGTGGCGGTGGCGGCAGGAGGGGACTATCAGTCTGTCTATGTTGATACAGATGGTGATCTCGTTTTTTTATGTAAAATCAATACGACCACTGGTGTTGTAGGTTGCAAGGCCAAAGAAGATGTTACAAATAGCGTCCCCTGGTATACATGTAAAAGTCCTTGGTCGTCACCTACATCGGGTAATTATAGTTTGGATTGTGTGTATGTAAACCCTGGTAATGGTTTTAGCTGTTGTAGAACCAATGCGGATACGGGCACCATTGAATGTAAATATTCCAAGTCTTTTTTTGGGGGTGCATGTAAAATGTATAGTCCAGATGCAGATTGGATGTCGATAACACCATCGCCTTAG
- a CDS encoding phospholipase D family protein, whose protein sequence is MNPEIITNNISDLSIREKIHEFLPKSDKVIIAVAFFNDSELIKQALEAGKTVTLIVSLRPPTSYYALKDILHKDNLNTLYLGPDFHSKIYAFIDDKKAIIGSIIGSSNLTPGGLDKNIETNVVLQDIDSLKQVDQLLKEIQDLSTILQPDKLEDYKERYDDFIKRNPPEKSSKRATKKGTGSFKISKKSSEYYEFWKVADKVKDLVKDISVREYPGIPVYLVVDHFWHWVVKICPPGRLSILKDSNDLTKAEYIPKLFEDYCKWDKSESGKTAPTYTESMPENSRKLQKLLSQDKIKMLDKDGALEVYRSFHATPRLIQRFEADNQFIGGNKISNIQESLDYLLYSDDAIDIRIHNMTAPNGKYKLKEFGPSCVQELLGWVYPTKMPIRNNKADKAIRLLGFRK, encoded by the coding sequence ATGAATCCTGAAATTATTACAAACAACATTTCTGACTTATCGATACGTGAAAAAATCCATGAATTCCTTCCTAAATCTGACAAAGTTATCATTGCCGTGGCTTTCTTCAACGATTCCGAGCTTATAAAACAGGCGCTGGAAGCAGGAAAAACCGTCACATTAATAGTAAGCCTGCGACCACCCACAAGTTATTATGCTCTGAAGGACATCTTGCATAAAGACAATTTGAATACCCTTTATCTTGGTCCGGATTTTCACTCAAAGATATATGCTTTTATCGACGATAAGAAAGCGATTATAGGTTCGATCATCGGCTCATCGAATCTTACACCAGGCGGCCTTGATAAAAATATAGAAACGAACGTCGTATTGCAGGACATCGATTCATTGAAACAGGTCGATCAGTTGTTAAAAGAGATTCAGGATCTGTCCACGATTCTGCAACCGGACAAACTGGAAGACTATAAAGAAAGATACGATGACTTTATAAAGAGAAATCCTCCCGAAAAATCATCGAAGAGAGCAACCAAAAAAGGCACAGGCAGCTTCAAGATATCCAAGAAATCATCAGAATATTATGAATTCTGGAAGGTTGCAGACAAAGTAAAAGATTTGGTTAAAGACATATCAGTGAGAGAATATCCTGGCATACCGGTATATTTGGTGGTTGATCATTTTTGGCACTGGGTTGTAAAGATTTGCCCTCCCGGCAGGCTTTCAATCCTTAAAGATAGCAACGACCTCACAAAAGCGGAATATATTCCGAAATTGTTCGAAGATTATTGCAAATGGGACAAATCAGAAAGTGGGAAGACAGCACCAACATACACAGAGTCCATGCCTGAAAATTCCAGGAAGCTTCAAAAGCTGCTATCACAGGATAAGATTAAAATGCTCGATAAGGATGGAGCATTGGAAGTTTATCGTTCTTTTCACGCTACTCCAAGGCTGATCCAACGATTTGAAGCAGATAATCAGTTTATCGGGGGTAACAAAATCAGCAACATTCAGGAATCCCTGGATTATCTCTTATATTCTGATGATGCAATTGATATAAGAATACATAACATGACGGCACCTAATGGAAAGTACAAACTGAAGGAATTTGGGCCTTCTTGTGTACAGGAGCTGCTGGGATGGGTTTATCCGACAAAAATGCCTATAAGAAATAATAAGGCTGATAAAGCTATACGGCTCTTGGGATTTAGGAAATAG
- a CDS encoding ComEC/Rec2 family competence protein codes for MPVVHFLNVKEGDCSIIEHTSGHISVIDVCNARKETPESKIVESIVKNIMTKAAGSGNLNQKAYPVNPISYMKERSLTSVFRFVATHPDMDHIDGIKDFFEEFNPTNFYDIENEKEIEFNDKSPYLEEDWKFYKNLRDTDPDTDPRRLTLFSGDSGIYRTKNWDGNPPGDAFYVLAPTSEMVREAKELEDYNDCSYVILYRSPGGKILFGGDSHDGTWEHLLKNHENSIKNVDLLIAPHHGRKSDRDYSFLDVVNPKMTFFGNARSEHLAYSAWSSRNLPYITNNQADCMIVNANDEHMPIYVTNETFAKQRNPKSQYSSRFKGWFLQNIK; via the coding sequence ATGCCAGTAGTCCATTTCTTAAATGTTAAAGAAGGTGATTGCTCAATTATTGAGCATACATCTGGGCATATTTCTGTAATCGATGTATGTAACGCCCGCAAAGAAACTCCGGAATCAAAAATTGTCGAGTCAATTGTTAAAAATATTATGACGAAGGCAGCAGGTTCAGGAAATCTTAACCAAAAAGCTTATCCGGTAAATCCAATTTCTTACATGAAAGAGCGTTCCTTAACTTCTGTTTTTAGATTTGTTGCCACGCATCCGGATATGGATCATATAGATGGTATCAAAGATTTTTTTGAGGAATTTAATCCGACAAATTTTTACGATATTGAAAACGAAAAGGAAATCGAGTTTAACGATAAATCTCCATATCTAGAGGAAGATTGGAAATTTTACAAAAATCTAAGAGACACCGACCCTGATACAGATCCTCGTCGTTTGACACTCTTTTCTGGCGATTCTGGAATTTACAGGACAAAGAATTGGGATGGCAATCCTCCTGGTGATGCTTTTTATGTTCTTGCCCCAACATCTGAGATGGTTAGAGAGGCAAAAGAATTGGAAGATTACAATGATTGTTCTTATGTAATTCTGTATCGTAGCCCTGGTGGAAAGATACTGTTTGGGGGTGATAGTCACGATGGAACATGGGAACATTTATTGAAAAATCATGAAAATTCTATAAAAAACGTAGATTTACTCATTGCTCCGCATCATGGCCGGAAATCAGACAGGGATTATAGTTTTCTTGACGTAGTGAATCCAAAAATGACTTTCTTTGGAAACGCGCGATCAGAACACTTGGCTTATTCAGCATGGAGTTCCAGAAATCTTCCTTACATAACAAATAATCAGGCGGACTGTATGATCGTTAATGCCAACGACGAGCATATGCCAATTTATGTCACTAATGAAACCTTCGCTAAACAGAGAAATCCCAAAAGTCAATATTCAAGTAGATTTAAAGGATGGTTTTTGCAAAATATAAAATAA
- a CDS encoding acetate--CoA ligase family protein, translating to MERLLLGVEAFDFLEKEGIPILKTVLAKDENEAVMTASQIGFPVALKVSSPDIVHKTETGGIRVNLKDEGEVRAAFTEIVRTFTSDHPGQRLEGVVVQKLGKGLELIVGTMTDQQFGPVIMFGLGGIFVEALNDVSFRLIPLEARDAKEIMEDLQVYKILKNPRGEKVNLEAVQNFILQVSCLVDKHPEIREMDLNPIFASPKGVEVCDARIKIG from the coding sequence ATGGAAAGATTATTACTTGGTGTTGAAGCTTTCGACTTTCTTGAGAAGGAAGGGATCCCCATCCTGAAAACCGTGCTCGCAAAAGATGAGAATGAGGCCGTGATGACAGCTTCCCAAATAGGTTTTCCCGTCGCCCTCAAGGTCTCCTCTCCCGACATTGTGCACAAGACGGAAACCGGGGGCATAAGGGTTAATCTTAAAGATGAGGGTGAGGTGAGGGCGGCCTTTACGGAAATCGTTCGTACTTTTACATCCGATCACCCAGGACAAAGGCTGGAGGGCGTTGTCGTCCAGAAACTCGGTAAGGGACTCGAACTGATCGTCGGGACCATGACGGACCAGCAATTCGGCCCGGTGATCATGTTTGGATTAGGTGGAATCTTCGTTGAAGCCCTCAATGACGTTTCATTCAGGCTCATTCCTCTGGAGGCGCGGGATGCGAAGGAGATCATGGAAGATCTCCAGGTTTATAAAATCTTAAAGAATCCCAGAGGAGAAAAGGTAAACCTTGAAGCGGTTCAGAACTTCATCCTGCAAGTTTCTTGTCTAGTGGATAAACATCCGGAAATCCGGGAAATGGACTTGAACCCCATATTTGCATCCCCCAAAGGCGTCGAAGTCTGCGACGCCCGCATAAAAATCGGTTAG
- a CDS encoding type I restriction endonuclease subunit R has protein sequence MTKLFESDVEEFVIELLQNQDFEYLSPEQQENERESLSTVIFRDRLKQAINQINPKVPAPAREQAFKQVFNLSSQSLMVNNEAFHLMLTEGIEVEYMGKKGIKGDKVSLIDFENIENNEFLVCNQFTVIENNINKRPDVVVFINGLPLVVIELKNPADENATVQKAFTQLQNYKKAIPSLFHYNSILIASDGLDAKTGTISSDISRFVAWKSKDGFTEDKETVPQIETMVRGMLSKETLIDLIRHFIVFEKSKKEDLETGLTSVVAIKKIAAYHQYYAVNKAIQSTLIASGTDGNRKAGVVWHTQGSGKSLSMVFYTGKTVFKLNNPTVVVLTDRNDLDDQLFDTFASCKQLLRQEPVQAESRESLKNLLKVAGGGIVFTTIQKFFPESGASDYEQLSERKNIIVIADEAHRSQYGFGAKTRIVKKNGKDEEAVTRYGFAKYMRDALPNASFIGFTGTPIEKEDASTPAVFGNYVDVYDIAQAVEDGATVKIFYESRLAKVHLKPEERAKLDEEAESIGEGEETAKEKAKAKWAQIEAIVGHSDRLKTVAADIIDHFEKRQQVFEGKGMIVCMSRRIAVELYEQIIELRPEWENDDLKKGCIKVVMTSASSDPEKWQKHSTTKKDRKAIADRFKDTADPLKLVIVRDMWLTGFDVPCLHTMYVDKPMRGHNLMQAIARVNRVFKDKPGGLIVDYIGIASDLKSALATYTASGGKGTPTLDQEEAVATLLEKFEIVEQMFDGFDYKGFFTSSTQEKLILILEAQEHILGLEDGKNRFTKQVSLLSQAFALSVPHPKAMEIKDEVGFFQTVKARLVKFEPTGSGKSDAEVETAIRQIVDKAVVSDGIIDVFDAAGIKKPDISILSDDFMEEVRHMERKNLALELLKKILNDEIKTRTRKNLIQSKKLSEMLENAINKYQNNLLTTAQVIEELIKLAKEFKESDKRGKDLNLNDEELAFYDALANNESAKQVLGDKQLAVIAIEVFNSIKRNATIDWTLKETVRARLRRDVKRILKRYGYPPDMQLLATENVLKQAELMADGLMAA, from the coding sequence ATGACCAAACTATTTGAATCCGACGTCGAAGAATTCGTCATTGAGCTGTTGCAAAACCAAGACTTTGAGTATCTGTCCCCTGAACAGCAGGAAAATGAACGCGAAAGCCTATCCACCGTTATTTTCCGAGACCGCCTAAAGCAGGCCATTAATCAGATAAATCCCAAAGTCCCTGCGCCAGCTAGGGAACAGGCCTTCAAACAGGTTTTCAACCTATCCAGCCAAAGCCTCATGGTCAACAACGAGGCTTTCCATTTGATGCTCACCGAAGGGATCGAAGTCGAGTACATGGGAAAGAAGGGCATAAAAGGCGACAAGGTTTCTCTTATTGATTTTGAGAACATAGAAAACAACGAATTTCTCGTCTGCAACCAGTTTACGGTCATTGAGAACAACATAAACAAAAGGCCTGATGTCGTAGTTTTCATAAACGGCCTGCCTCTGGTGGTTATCGAGCTTAAAAATCCCGCCGATGAGAACGCCACCGTCCAGAAAGCCTTTACCCAGCTTCAGAATTACAAGAAGGCAATTCCGTCCCTCTTCCATTACAACAGTATCTTGATCGCTTCTGACGGTCTGGATGCCAAGACAGGAACGATATCTTCCGATATTTCCCGCTTTGTCGCTTGGAAATCGAAAGACGGCTTCACCGAAGACAAGGAAACGGTCCCTCAGATTGAAACCATGGTCCGAGGAATGCTGAGCAAGGAAACCCTGATTGATCTGATCCGCCATTTCATAGTTTTCGAGAAAAGCAAGAAAGAAGACCTTGAAACCGGCCTTACTTCCGTCGTAGCCATCAAGAAAATCGCCGCCTATCACCAGTATTATGCCGTTAATAAGGCTATCCAATCGACCCTGATTGCCTCCGGTACGGATGGGAACCGCAAGGCTGGCGTGGTCTGGCACACTCAAGGAAGCGGAAAATCCCTTTCCATGGTCTTTTATACCGGTAAAACTGTCTTCAAGCTCAACAACCCGACAGTTGTCGTCCTTACGGACAGGAATGACCTGGACGACCAGCTTTTTGATACGTTTGCAAGCTGCAAACAGCTTTTGAGACAAGAACCGGTCCAGGCGGAAAGCCGGGAGAGCCTGAAGAATCTCCTGAAAGTCGCCGGGGGCGGGATCGTATTCACGACCATCCAGAAATTCTTCCCCGAAAGCGGCGCAAGCGATTATGAGCAGTTATCCGAGCGGAAAAACATCATCGTCATCGCCGATGAAGCCCATCGGAGTCAATACGGTTTCGGAGCCAAGACTCGGATCGTAAAGAAGAATGGGAAGGATGAAGAAGCGGTCACCCGCTACGGATTCGCCAAATACATGAGAGACGCCTTACCCAATGCCTCTTTCATAGGATTCACCGGGACGCCGATTGAGAAAGAAGACGCCTCAACACCGGCGGTCTTTGGCAATTATGTCGATGTCTATGATATCGCCCAAGCCGTGGAAGACGGGGCGACGGTCAAGATCTTCTATGAATCCCGTTTGGCCAAAGTCCATCTGAAACCGGAAGAAAGGGCCAAACTGGATGAAGAAGCGGAATCCATAGGCGAAGGCGAAGAAACCGCCAAAGAGAAAGCCAAGGCGAAGTGGGCGCAAATCGAAGCCATTGTCGGACATTCCGACAGGCTGAAAACGGTAGCGGCTGATATCATCGACCATTTTGAGAAGCGGCAGCAAGTTTTCGAAGGCAAGGGCATGATCGTCTGCATGAGCCGCAGGATCGCAGTGGAACTGTACGAGCAGATAATCGAGCTTCGGCCCGAATGGGAAAATGACGACTTGAAAAAGGGCTGCATCAAGGTGGTGATGACTTCCGCCTCATCCGATCCCGAAAAATGGCAAAAACACAGCACGACCAAGAAGGACCGCAAGGCCATTGCCGACAGGTTCAAAGACACAGCCGATCCCCTGAAATTGGTCATCGTCCGCGACATGTGGCTGACAGGCTTTGACGTTCCCTGCCTTCACACCATGTATGTCGACAAACCGATGCGGGGCCACAACCTCATGCAGGCGATTGCCCGTGTGAACCGGGTTTTCAAAGACAAGCCCGGCGGATTGATCGTCGACTATATCGGCATCGCATCGGATTTGAAGTCGGCTTTGGCGACATACACGGCCAGCGGCGGCAAAGGGACACCGACACTTGATCAGGAAGAAGCGGTTGCCACGCTTCTTGAGAAATTTGAGATCGTTGAACAGATGTTCGATGGCTTTGATTACAAGGGATTCTTCACATCCAGCACGCAGGAGAAACTCATTCTCATCCTGGAAGCCCAGGAACATATTCTCGGCCTTGAGGATGGCAAGAACCGGTTTACCAAACAAGTAAGCCTACTTTCCCAGGCCTTCGCCCTATCGGTTCCCCATCCTAAAGCCATGGAAATAAAGGATGAGGTCGGTTTCTTCCAAACCGTCAAAGCCCGCTTGGTCAAGTTTGAACCGACAGGTTCAGGTAAGTCTGATGCGGAAGTCGAAACGGCCATAAGGCAGATCGTGGACAAGGCTGTCGTGTCGGACGGCATTATCGATGTCTTTGACGCCGCAGGAATCAAGAAACCCGATATCTCGATCCTGTCTGACGACTTCATGGAAGAAGTCCGCCATATGGAACGGAAGAATCTCGCGCTGGAACTGCTTAAGAAAATTTTAAACGATGAAATTAAGACCAGAACCAGAAAAAATCTCATCCAGAGCAAGAAGCTTTCCGAAATGCTGGAGAATGCTATCAACAAATACCAAAACAATCTTCTCACGACGGCCCAAGTTATCGAAGAATTGATCAAACTCGCCAAGGAATTCAAAGAATCCGACAAACGGGGGAAAGATTTGAATCTCAACGATGAGGAATTGGCCTTTTACGACGCATTGGCCAACAACGAAAGCGCCAAGCAAGTATTGGGGGATAAACAGTTGGCCGTGATTGCCATTGAAGTCTTCAATAGCATCAAAAGAAACGCGACGATAGACTGGACGCTCAAGGAAACGGTCAGAGCCAGGTTGAGACGAGATGTAAAAAGGATATTGAAACGCTACGGTTATCCGCCGGACATGCAGTTATTGGCGACCGAGAATGTATTAAAACAGGCCGAATTAATGGCTGACGGGTTGATGGCAGCTTGA
- a CDS encoding toll/interleukin-1 receptor domain-containing protein: MDSVKEIIVNIEKILEQKGYGADRQLEEAISQINVRLRDLNAFSGTQPLSLRRAEYEKDIENRCDIFLSVVKESAQNLNAQQRRDLFPALNDLARRWLGQRINAHQKELDALAARLGVHGPKIQDSICNRVFAYIDAELQRFSEISKTPTVKFSTTLGDGTTKTIELPAPSSMKAIRFVTLLPGDIATEQDLVETTLKMFNGPEVEVGYYTEYQQPIDKPLEEAIKRGDILVLKEENYYYKHSRHERVFIQISPLIPGSEDIPEWKKELEKTTPFVKRTISLSERKKRELEIYQKIEMEEFIREQRKVAKNSYEVFLSYSEKDSSIANTIRDELQQEDARVFMAQKSLEPGDDFAEKIKLALRGSAEVWVIMSPNSLNSEWVATEWGAAWILDKKIIPILHRCDVSQIPERLRRFHCVDTLNVGAMIKERFTAAKD; this comes from the coding sequence ATGGATTCCGTAAAGGAGATTATCGTCAATATTGAGAAAATTCTTGAGCAAAAGGGGTATGGTGCTGATAGACAGCTCGAAGAAGCCATCAGCCAGATAAATGTCAGGCTTCGCGATCTAAATGCATTTTCTGGCACTCAGCCGTTGTCGCTCAGAAGAGCGGAATACGAGAAGGACATCGAAAATAGATGTGATATCTTTCTTTCTGTCGTTAAAGAATCAGCGCAGAATTTGAATGCCCAACAGCGGAGAGATCTTTTCCCAGCTCTCAACGATTTGGCACGACGATGGCTTGGCCAACGCATCAATGCGCATCAAAAAGAGCTTGACGCGTTAGCTGCCCGTCTTGGCGTACATGGCCCAAAAATTCAAGATTCTATTTGCAATCGGGTGTTTGCTTATATTGATGCAGAACTTCAACGATTCAGCGAAATTTCTAAAACTCCAACGGTAAAATTCTCGACAACCCTCGGAGATGGCACAACCAAGACAATTGAATTGCCTGCGCCTTCCTCTATGAAGGCAATCCGGTTTGTAACGCTTCTTCCCGGAGATATCGCGACAGAGCAGGATTTGGTGGAAACCACTCTCAAGATGTTTAATGGGCCTGAGGTTGAAGTCGGATATTACACGGAATATCAGCAACCGATTGATAAGCCTTTGGAAGAGGCAATCAAGCGTGGAGACATCTTGGTGCTTAAGGAAGAAAATTACTATTACAAACACTCTAGGCATGAGCGGGTGTTTATCCAGATTTCCCCCTTGATTCCAGGATCAGAGGATATACCAGAATGGAAGAAAGAATTGGAAAAGACAACTCCTTTTGTAAAACGAACTATTTCCCTTTCTGAAAGGAAAAAAAGAGAATTAGAGATATACCAAAAGATAGAAATGGAGGAGTTTATAAGGGAACAGCGGAAAGTGGCAAAGAACTCATACGAAGTTTTCTTGAGCTATAGTGAAAAGGACAGTTCAATAGCAAATACAATTCGTGATGAACTTCAACAAGAAGATGCAAGGGTTTTTATGGCCCAGAAGTCACTGGAACCAGGTGACGATTTTGCAGAAAAAATCAAGTTGGCACTTCGCGGATCAGCAGAAGTCTGGGTTATTATGTCTCCCAACAGCTTGAACAGTGAGTGGGTCGCAACAGAATGGGGTGCAGCTTGGATTCTCGATAAAAAAATCATCCCCATTCTACATCGCTGTGACGTATCTCAGATTCCGGAAAGACTAAGGCGTTTCCATTGCGTTGATACATTAAATGTTGGAGCAATGATCAAGGAGCGCTTCACAGCTGCGAAGGATTAA
- a CDS encoding recombinase family protein, whose translation MGSQTVPLIWLKNKNMKGIIYVRVSSDEQVKGTSLENQDELCRAYCQNKGIEVLEIFREEGASAKTAQRAEFLRAIEYCRKNKGKVDAFVVYKVDRFARNTEDHFYVRKMLIDYGVTLHSVTEPIGNNPAEKFIETVLAGSAEFDNAVRTQRCVDGMSARINQGISPFKPPLGYECQFARRKGYKKNEPDKPDEKIFPIIQKGLKEFSKGIYTQAEVLGLFDKFGLSKTRGIKTRPQLVSRIFSNYLKFYAGIIVNPWTHEEIKGLHQPMITEEEYFRIRMILAGKTVRAKKQKFNPIFPLRGTVKCGYCGRPLTGSCSRGRSAKYSYYHCYNKECSMYGKAIDKLGLENEFMNYLDEITPKKEFLKLFETTVLNLWNEKGSYFEEQAQKYSRYLTVLDGKRKTIFEMREDGSYTADEFKERKEEIENEIMVTKISLDETRIEKFDIEATLSYANSFISNLGRQWLDLSESRSRFQKLVFPEGISYRRGEGFGTAPLGLIYELNRTCGTDKSLMVDRTLISWNQIITELKQWQDLKESLSLAM comes from the coding sequence TTGGGTAGCCAGACTGTCCCTTTAATTTGGTTAAAAAACAAAAATATGAAAGGAATTATCTATGTGAGAGTTTCAAGCGACGAACAGGTCAAGGGCACGTCCTTGGAAAACCAGGATGAGCTTTGTCGCGCCTATTGCCAAAACAAAGGCATTGAAGTCCTGGAGATCTTCCGGGAAGAAGGGGCTTCAGCAAAAACGGCCCAACGAGCCGAGTTCTTGCGGGCCATCGAGTATTGCCGGAAGAACAAAGGTAAGGTCGACGCCTTCGTTGTTTATAAGGTGGACCGGTTCGCTAGGAACACTGAAGATCATTTTTACGTCCGGAAAATGCTAATCGATTACGGGGTGACCCTCCATTCCGTGACAGAACCGATCGGCAACAACCCAGCGGAGAAATTCATTGAAACAGTTCTGGCCGGCAGCGCTGAATTCGACAATGCAGTCAGGACCCAAAGATGCGTTGATGGAATGTCCGCAAGAATTAACCAGGGTATCAGTCCCTTTAAGCCACCTTTGGGTTACGAGTGCCAATTTGCCAGACGAAAGGGCTACAAAAAGAATGAACCCGACAAACCCGATGAAAAAATTTTCCCTATAATTCAGAAAGGACTGAAGGAATTTTCCAAAGGCATTTACACCCAAGCGGAGGTTCTTGGTCTCTTTGACAAATTCGGATTGAGCAAGACACGAGGTATAAAAACCAGGCCGCAACTGGTTAGTCGGATCTTCAGTAACTACCTCAAATTCTATGCTGGAATAATCGTCAATCCGTGGACCCACGAAGAGATTAAAGGCTTACACCAGCCGATGATAACCGAAGAGGAATATTTCAGGATCAGAATGATTCTGGCGGGAAAAACCGTCAGAGCCAAGAAACAGAAATTTAATCCGATTTTTCCTTTGCGAGGAACTGTTAAATGCGGTTATTGCGGGAGGCCTTTGACGGGCAGCTGTTCGCGCGGAAGGAGTGCGAAATATTCCTATTATCACTGCTACAACAAAGAATGCTCGATGTACGGCAAGGCAATAGACAAGCTAGGATTGGAAAACGAATTCATGAATTATCTTGATGAGATAACTCCCAAGAAAGAATTCTTGAAATTGTTCGAGACGACAGTTTTGAATTTATGGAATGAAAAAGGTTCTTACTTCGAAGAACAGGCGCAGAAATATTCAAGATATTTGACTGTTTTGGACGGAAAGCGAAAGACGATTTTTGAAATGCGCGAAGACGGATCATATACGGCTGATGAATTTAAGGAGCGCAAGGAAGAAATCGAAAATGAGATTATGGTAACAAAAATATCCTTGGATGAAACAAGGATTGAAAAATTCGATATTGAAGCTACCCTGTCTTACGCAAATAGTTTTATATCAAATTTGGGAAGACAATGGCTTGATTTATCAGAATCTCGTTCGCGGTTCCAAAAGTTGGTATTTCCGGAAGGAATTTCATATCGGCGGGGCGAAGGTTTTGGAACCGCCCCTTTGGGGCTTATTTACGAGCTTAATAGGACTTGCGGAACGGATAAATCCCTTATGGTAGACCGCACGCTCATCAGTTGGAACCAAATTATCACTGAATTGAAGCAATGGCAGGACTTAAAAGAAAGTTTGAGCCTTGCTATGTAG